The following coding sequences lie in one Lolium perenne isolate Kyuss_39 chromosome 2, Kyuss_2.0, whole genome shotgun sequence genomic window:
- the LOC127331001 gene encoding uncharacterized protein — MQGRGGARMPGGGGGGPGRGGVPPRSGGGAPLRPPGGGAPSRPQGGGAYNRGGMMGRPNGAQNQVRRQGAGGSQAPPPPPPPLPRATQVLNTAAPIQPMEERYRNVVCYNCGEPGHYVGNCIKEKVCFMCGIPGHHMNNCGLWGKPIPMADYVGSANSGLGFFHVNVVESSALQWLNLKNCGIIQVTHGKISLQELEVKMCEAWDAKWPWQVRQLEEKKFLVRFPPHRKISDLVDIPSINLKEGNDMERVTVKIIGWEGDIPDVGELKTCWVQIRGIPPKWVSWEVIAQIAKTLGLLLDVDWGTIFKSFYEVVRVQLAVKDIHKIPEERIYVMKKKFYWVIFEVEKVAGDGGNDSNNDDNDPDGEDPGCEDGQEGFDELEDMNEGGGDDSHTQTPGVQFGSIGKNDKRHGAKSCPVIINVPDSNSFQPLVDFGLVDDDEMVEAGNMDGVTAGMNEVKITEAANKEEALEMMPMITRQVDEARDMDSMNQDEAEVAEKKNNEPMTCWDENHPTPMEAKLLMAKKTKRDKWGPVLPVRQSERISRDGKSMLERATSRLEIKNLEKPAGNLEENCQASQEMDAVVQGKLAANHWELVREAGEEGFGNASDRLALKKRKLMMKMTGPGTPEARGDIRVKLCE; from the exons AGGGGAGAGGAGGAGCGAGGATGCcgggaggaggtggcggcggGCCAGGGAGGGGTGGTGTCCCACCTCGCTCAGGTGGTGGTGCTCCACTCCGTCCGCCGGGTGGGGGTGCTCCATCTCGGCCACAGGGAGGCGGCGCCTACAATCGCGGGGGGATGATGGGGAGGCCCAATGGCGCCCAGAACCAGGTGCGTCGACAGGGAGCGGGTGGTTCCCaggctccaccaccaccaccaccacccctgcCCCGTGCTACACAGGTACTGAATACTGCTGCTCCAATCCAGCCGATGGAAGAGAGGTATAGGAATGTAGTCTGCTACAATTGCGGTGAGCCGGGACACTATGTTGGCAACTGTATCAAGGAGAAGGTCTGCTTTATGTGTGGAATTCCTGGACATCATATGAATAATTGCGGTTTGTGGGGCAAGCCAATTCCAATGGCGGATTATGTCGGGAGTGCGAACAGTGGTCTCGGTTTTTTCCATGTTAATGTGGTGGAGAGCAGTGCCTTACAATGGCTAAACCTGAAAAATTGTGGGATAATTCAAGTCACTCATGGCAAGATTTCGCTGCAAGAGTTGGAGGTGAAGATGTGTGAGGCATGGGATGCAAAATGGCCATGGCAGGTGCGGCAGCTAGAGGAGAAGAAATTTCTGGTTAGATTCCCACCACACAGGAAGATCAGTGATCTGGTGGATATTCCATCCATCAATCTTAAGGAAGGAAATGATATGGAGCGAGTGACAGTCAAAATCATAGGATGGGAAGGCGATATACCAGACGTTGGGGAACTGAAAACTTGTTGGGTCCAGATAAGAGGGATTCCTCCTAAATGGGTTTCCTGGGAGGTGATTGCTCAAATTGCGAAGACCTTGGGGCTGCTCCTGGATGTTGACTGGGGAACAATTTTCAAGTCCTTCTATGAAGTTGTGAGAGTGCAGTTAGCCGTGAAAGACATACACAAGATCCCAGAAGAAAGGATATATGTAATGAAGAAAAAATTCTACTGGGTTATCTTTGAGGTGGAGAAGGTAGCTGGAGATGGAGGAAATGATAGTAACAATGATGACAATGACCCTGATGGTGAGGACCCTGGTTGTGAAGATGGACAAGAAGGTTTTGATGAGTTAGAGGATATGAATGAAGGAGGTGGAGATGATTCACACACTCAGACTCCAGGAGTGCAATTTGGGTCGATTGGCAAAAATGACAAGAGACATGGGGCCAAAAGTTGTCCAGTGATAATTAATGTACCTGACTCAAATAGTTTCCAACCGCTGGTGGACTTTGGCCTAGTGGATGATGACGAGATGGTAGAGGCTGGGAATATGGATGGGGTAACAGCTGGAATGAATGAGGTAAAGATCACTGAAGCTGCAAACAAGGAAGAAGCTCTAGAAATGATGCCAATGATAACAAGACAAGTGGATGAGGCAAGAGACATGGATTCAATGAACCAAGACGAAGCTGAGGTTGCTGAGAAGAAAAACAATGAGCCTATGACATGCTGGGATGAAAACCATCCAACCCCTATGGAAGCGAAGTTGTTGATGGCCAAGAAAACGAAGAGAGATAAGTGGGGACCTGTACTGCCTGTGAGACAAAGTGAGAGAATCAGTAGAGATGGCAAATCGATGTTGGAGAGGGCTACCTCTCGACTGGAGATCAAGAACCTGGAGAAaccagctg GTAATCTGGAAGAGAATTGCCAGGCTTCTCAGGAAATGGACGCCGTTGTGCAAGGAAAATTGGCGGCCAACCATTGGGAGCTGGTGCGAgaagctggagaagaaggcttTGGAAATGCCTCGGATCGGCTGGCGTTAAAGAAGAGGAAGCTTATGATGAAGATGACTGGGCCGGGAACGCCGGAGGCACGTGGAGACATCAGAGTGAAGCTGTGCGAATGA
- the LOC127331002 gene encoding 1-aminocyclopropane-1-carboxylate oxidase homolog 1, which yields MAAEHRLLALKAFDGTKAGVKGLVDAGVTAVPSIFHHQPDHRHRHFTVPVIDLSSMSSRRPALVAQVKAAAETVGFFQVVNHGVPEEAMSAMLAAVKSFNDQPVEAKAPYYTRDRGRRVRYQSNVDLFTSPAAQWRDTLFMEMPAEPQELPAACRGVAPEYAGLVQQRLGRTLLELFSEALGLRRGYMEEEQGCLEGVSVAGHYYPACPEPHLTLGTISHSDTTFFTVLLQDAIGGLQVLVEDDEDRKQSAWADVPPAAGALVVNVGDFLQLMSNDRFKSVEHRVVANTVGPRVSVACFFRTPGAASSTRVLAPIVPDGDGARYRSTTMEELIRQHYRVKGLHGTSPLDHFRL from the coding sequence ATGGCCGCCGAGCATCGGCTCCTCGCCCTCAAGGCGTTCGACGGCACCAAGGCCGGCGTCAAAGGTCTCGTCGACGCCGGCGTCACCGCCGTCCCATCCATCTTCCACCACCAACccgaccaccgccaccgccacttcACCGTCCCGGTCATCGACCTGTCCTCCATGAGCTCCCGACGACCCGCTCTGGTCGCGCAGGTGAAGGCGGCCGCGGAGACGGTGGGCTTCTTCCAGGTGGTGAACCACGGGGTGCCGGAGGAGGCCATGTCGGCGATGCTGGCCGCGGTGAAGAGCTTCAATGACCAGCCCGTGGAGGCGAAGGCGCCGTACTACACTCGGGACCGTGGCCGGCGCGTGAGGTACCAGAGCAACGTCGACCTGTTCACCTCGCCGGCGGCGCAATGGCGCGACACCCTCTTCATGGAGATGCCGGCGGAGCCACAGGAGCTCCCCGCGGCGTGCAGGGGCGTCGCACCGGAGTACGCGGGGCTGGTGCAGCAGCGCCTAGGCCGCACGCTGCTGGAGCTGTTCTCGGAGGCGCTGGGCCTCCGCCGCGGGTACATGGAGGAGGAGCAGGGGTGCCTGGAGGGGGTGAGCGTCGCCGGGCACTACTACCCTGCCTGCCCGGAGCCGCACCTCACCCTGGGCACCATCAGCCACTCCGACACCACCTTCTTCACCGTGCTCCTGCAGGACGCCATCGGCGGCCTCCAGGTGCTCGTGGAGGATGACGAAGACCGGAAGCAGTCGGCGTGGGCGGACGTGCCGCCAGCGGCGGGCGCGCTGGTGGTCAACGTGGGCGACTTCCTGCAGCTCATGTCCAACGACAGGTTCAAGAGCGTGGAGCACCGCGTGGTGGCCAACACCGTCGGGCCTCGGGTCTCGGTGGCATGCTTCTTCCGGACGCCCGGCGCGGCCTCGTCGACGAGGGTGCTGGCGCCGATCGTCCCCGACGGCGACGGCGCGCGGTACCGGAGCACGACCATGGAGGAGCTCATCAGGCAGCACTACAGGGTCAAGGGTCTGCATGGCACCTCTCCACTCGACCACTTCAGGCTCTGA